From the Kitasatospora viridis genome, one window contains:
- a CDS encoding putative bifunctional diguanylate cyclase/phosphodiesterase, with translation MLVGRRLALLLALLCLSYAVGAGFGWGSRSLALFMGDFGLAGAALAAALSCLAHGCMVPGQTRGAWLLFGLSSATLAVGNGTWGWYEVVLRTSLPQDSIADYAFLPFAPLAVLGLLVLAQRPRGTAGWVCLLLDGWMVAGSLFTLSWSLALGRAAEGEVGNPLRLALGLAYPVLDILMVSLVVGLRFRCRDGNRAPVHTAMLGLAVTVVCDALFTSPALRGTYHSGEILDAGWFAGSLLLAYAPWSSRWRRGRPSREHPSAGGTPRRRVASTFSALTPYAAASVCTAGILYNALGGRPMDRVVIVIACTVGLALIVRQGIMLLDNLSLAQELAQKEAHFRSLVQGSSDVIMITGADGVLSYVSPAALGVYSRDPEELVGGRLLDLVHPQDTDRVVREVHRFLARSQLLARRPGHLPPAGRLTPAAPRQPEPSARVECRIRAGGGEWLHVESTVNRYRDGLILNSRDVTERVRLQAQLQHNAFHDPLTDLPNRALFTERLRAALGGQGDDGPREHPYQDGSAVAVLFLDLDGFKAVNDSVGHQVGDQLLVQAARRLQATVRSGDTVARFGGDEFAVLVSGRLGRLRVQELAERLRHALSEPYWIGGAELGVAASIGIAFGPRPAEPDAQPGEVGALADELMRDADLAMYRAKSQGKGRVVLYTPGMRADLDQRKELDERLRAAVKEGGFALLHQPVVDLRTGAVTGLEALARWRSAQGLLLTPAEFLRGAEQGDAATRFARWLLEQAVRQAAVRGADARGGLRPGSAAVPVSVRLSAERLCAPGVYETIAAVLRETGLPPGRLVVELARMGPDSTADELGRRLAALRRLGVGTALAGFGAGSGSLGALAQLPFDGLKLDRTLVQEVVDSPRGRALAGNALRLGRELGLVTAAEGVDQPRQVTVLQELGCRNGQGLAFAQPLDEFRLRRALARRLYPLPRPLGSVSARHAYLSADRRPTGRPSILGPHGETAVPPA, from the coding sequence CTGCTGGTCGGCCGACGCCTCGCCCTGCTGCTCGCGTTGCTCTGCCTCTCCTACGCGGTCGGCGCCGGCTTCGGCTGGGGCTCCCGCTCGCTGGCGCTCTTCATGGGCGACTTCGGCCTGGCCGGTGCCGCGCTGGCCGCCGCCCTCTCCTGCCTGGCGCACGGCTGCATGGTGCCCGGCCAGACCCGCGGCGCCTGGCTGCTCTTCGGCCTCTCCTCGGCCACCCTGGCGGTCGGCAACGGCACCTGGGGCTGGTACGAGGTGGTGCTGCGCACCTCGCTGCCGCAGGACTCGATCGCCGACTACGCCTTCCTGCCGTTCGCCCCGCTGGCCGTGCTCGGCCTGCTGGTGCTGGCCCAGCGCCCGCGCGGCACCGCCGGCTGGGTCTGCCTGCTGCTGGACGGCTGGATGGTGGCCGGCTCGCTGTTCACGCTCAGCTGGAGCCTGGCGCTCGGCCGGGCCGCCGAGGGCGAGGTGGGCAACCCGCTGCGGCTCGCCCTGGGCCTGGCCTACCCGGTGCTGGACATCCTGATGGTCTCGCTGGTGGTCGGCCTGCGGTTCCGCTGCCGGGACGGCAACCGGGCGCCGGTGCACACCGCGATGCTGGGCCTGGCGGTCACCGTGGTCTGCGACGCGCTGTTCACCTCGCCCGCGCTGCGCGGCACCTACCACTCCGGGGAGATCCTGGACGCCGGCTGGTTCGCCGGCAGCCTGCTGCTCGCCTACGCGCCCTGGTCCTCGCGCTGGCGGCGCGGCCGGCCGAGCCGCGAGCACCCCTCGGCCGGCGGCACCCCGCGCCGCCGGGTGGCCTCCACCTTCAGCGCGCTGACCCCGTACGCCGCCGCCTCGGTCTGCACCGCCGGCATCCTCTACAACGCCCTCGGAGGCAGACCGATGGACCGGGTGGTGATCGTGATCGCCTGCACCGTCGGGCTCGCGCTGATCGTCCGTCAGGGCATCATGCTGCTCGACAACCTGTCGCTGGCCCAGGAGCTGGCCCAGAAGGAGGCGCACTTCCGCTCGCTGGTGCAGGGCTCCAGCGACGTGATCATGATCACCGGGGCGGACGGGGTGCTCTCCTACGTCTCGCCGGCCGCGCTCGGCGTCTACAGCCGCGACCCGGAGGAGCTGGTCGGCGGCCGGCTGCTCGACCTGGTGCACCCGCAGGACACCGACCGGGTGGTCCGCGAGGTGCACCGGTTCCTGGCCCGCAGCCAGCTGCTGGCCCGCCGGCCGGGCCACCTGCCCCCGGCCGGCCGGCTGACCCCGGCCGCGCCGCGCCAGCCGGAGCCGAGCGCCCGGGTGGAGTGCCGGATCCGGGCCGGCGGCGGGGAGTGGCTGCACGTGGAGTCCACCGTCAACCGGTACCGCGACGGCCTGATCCTGAACAGCCGTGACGTCACCGAGCGGGTCAGGCTGCAGGCCCAGCTCCAGCACAACGCCTTCCACGACCCGCTCACCGACCTGCCCAACCGGGCCCTGTTCACCGAGCGGCTGCGCGCCGCGCTGGGCGGCCAGGGCGACGACGGGCCGCGCGAACACCCGTACCAGGACGGGTCGGCGGTGGCCGTGCTCTTCCTCGACCTGGACGGCTTCAAGGCGGTCAACGACAGCGTCGGCCACCAGGTCGGCGACCAGCTGCTGGTGCAGGCGGCCCGCCGGCTGCAGGCCACCGTGCGCTCCGGCGACACCGTGGCGCGGTTCGGCGGCGACGAGTTCGCGGTGCTGGTCAGCGGCCGGCTCGGCCGGCTGCGGGTGCAGGAGCTGGCCGAGCGGCTGCGGCACGCGCTCTCCGAGCCGTACTGGATCGGCGGCGCCGAGTTGGGCGTGGCGGCCAGCATCGGGATCGCCTTCGGCCCCCGGCCGGCCGAGCCGGACGCCCAGCCGGGCGAGGTGGGCGCGCTGGCCGACGAGCTGATGCGCGACGCCGACCTGGCGATGTACCGGGCCAAGTCGCAGGGCAAGGGCCGGGTGGTGCTCTACACGCCGGGGATGCGGGCCGACCTGGACCAGCGCAAGGAGCTGGACGAGCGGCTGCGCGCCGCGGTCAAGGAGGGCGGCTTCGCGCTGCTGCACCAGCCGGTGGTGGACCTGCGCACCGGCGCGGTCACCGGGCTGGAGGCGCTGGCCCGCTGGCGCTCGGCGCAGGGCCTGCTGCTCACCCCGGCCGAGTTCCTGCGCGGGGCGGAGCAGGGCGACGCGGCGACCAGGTTCGCCCGCTGGCTGCTCGAACAGGCGGTCCGGCAGGCCGCGGTGCGCGGCGCCGACGCGCGCGGCGGGCTGCGGCCGGGCTCCGCCGCCGTGCCGGTCTCGGTCCGCCTCAGCGCCGAGCGGCTCTGCGCGCCCGGGGTCTACGAGACGATCGCAGCGGTGCTGCGGGAGACCGGCCTGCCGCCCGGCCGACTGGTGGTCGAGCTGGCCCGGATGGGGCCGGACAGCACGGCGGACGAGCTGGGCCGCCGGCTGGCCGCGCTGCGCCGGCTCGGGGTGGGCACCGCGCTGGCCGGATTCGGCGCCGGCAGCGGCTCGCTCGGCGCGCTGGCCCAGCTGCCGTTCGACGGGCTCAAGCTCGACCGTACGCTGGTGCAGGAAGTGGTGGACTCGCCGCGCGGGCGGGCGCTGGCCGGCAACGCGCTGCGACTGGGCCGCGAGCTCGGCCTGGTCACCGCCGCCGAGGGGGTGGACCAGCCCCGGCAGGTGACGGTGCTTCAGGAGCTGGGCTGCCGCAACGGGCAGGGGCTGGCCTTCGCGCAGCCGCTGGACGAGTTCCGGCTGCGCCGGGCGCTGGCCCGCCGGCTCTACCCGCTGCCGCGCCCGCTGGGCTCGGTGTCGGCCCGGCACGCGTACCTGTCGGCCGACCGCCGGCCGACCGGCAGACCGTCCATCCTCGGTCCGCATGGTGAGACGGCCGTCCCACCTGCTTGA
- a CDS encoding helix-turn-helix transcriptional regulator, which yields MLSAVEQMSVSPVFVGRGSELAALDSALRRVGNGQPQALLIGGDAGVGKTRLLEEFLCKADAEGTVAMLGHCLEVGAEGLPYAPLATALRRLHRARRSELACAADGLEGHLARVLPEFGETDQEPNDEYSRARLFENLARLFERLSADRPLVLAIEDLHWSDRSTRELLGYLISTLHRARVLIIATYRTDDLHRRHPLRPFLAELERQRTVHRLELDRFGRPEVAAQLAGILGTDTPDPQLVDRILRRSEGNPFFVEELAASCTDGCYAGLSDSLRDILLVRVEALPEETQRVVRIAAEGGSRVEHELLAAVLDDSEDELLDALRTAVGANVLQPDKDGEGYRFRHALAREAVSDDLLPGERTRINRRYAAALEADPTLVRGDERPARLANYWYHAHAPARALPTALDAARAARRRNAFAEQLSLLERAIELWDEVDAEVLATTLRPHDWAETYPPCCCDPGACDPACERLRLVDVLAEALVAARRSGDRERGLSLAKRALKLTDEAENPLRAAWFRMNRARMLGHLNRNGTTEELGHALRLVEGRPPSAVQADVFALAAGQAMLYTPTGDDLARAERAVAIARQVGATGVELHARMTLGSLYAEFGEPERGIAELRAAVEAARGMPVPDLLTRGLNNLASMLANEGRLAEAVTLAREGLAVAGDLGMLRNTGAILAGNLAESLLLLGRVEEAAEVLAGWESDLRTEAFDPFLNRLRGELALRRGDLAAARELLRVCQATTDRRDQPQHLIPTAKLAVDLAGRGGQPLLAREALFAVLDGEIGRRDFRLLPLLARGAAVEADSRGLPAADRERPAVLARIAERLAAQRPVAPLHEGWALLAEAELARAGARDTPAHWAAAVERLRSTGLPYPLVLALHGAGGAAAATGEREAAAELLREAAELAERLGDRWLRGELDRLLHRLGANRGAPEGARAEPSEPEGPAAFHLTPRETDVLRLLTEGRTNRQIAEELFISPKTASVHVSNILAKLEVSGRGEAAALAHRLRLFPPSAPARAAVVGA from the coding sequence ATGCTCAGCGCCGTGGAGCAGATGTCGGTCAGCCCTGTCTTCGTCGGCCGCGGCAGTGAACTGGCGGCGCTCGACTCGGCGTTGCGCCGGGTCGGGAACGGGCAGCCGCAGGCGCTGCTGATCGGCGGCGACGCCGGAGTGGGCAAGACCCGCTTGCTGGAGGAGTTCCTCTGCAAGGCCGATGCCGAGGGCACCGTCGCCATGCTCGGCCACTGCCTGGAGGTGGGGGCCGAGGGCCTGCCGTACGCGCCGCTGGCCACCGCACTGCGCCGGCTGCACCGCGCCCGCAGGTCCGAACTGGCCTGCGCCGCCGACGGCCTGGAGGGCCACCTGGCCCGGGTGCTGCCGGAGTTCGGCGAGACCGACCAGGAGCCCAACGACGAGTACAGCCGGGCCCGGCTGTTCGAGAACCTGGCCCGGCTCTTCGAGCGGCTGAGCGCGGACCGCCCGCTGGTGCTGGCGATCGAGGACCTGCACTGGTCCGACCGCTCCACCCGGGAGCTGCTCGGCTACCTGATCTCCACCCTGCACCGGGCCCGGGTGCTGATCATCGCCACCTACCGCACCGACGACCTGCACCGCCGCCACCCGCTCCGCCCGTTCCTGGCCGAGCTGGAGCGCCAGCGCACCGTGCACCGGCTGGAGCTGGACCGGTTCGGCCGCCCCGAGGTGGCCGCCCAGCTGGCCGGCATCCTGGGCACCGACACCCCCGACCCGCAGCTGGTGGACCGGATCCTGCGCCGCTCCGAGGGCAACCCGTTCTTCGTCGAGGAGCTGGCCGCCTCCTGCACCGACGGCTGCTACGCGGGCCTGAGCGACTCGCTGCGCGACATCCTGCTGGTCCGGGTGGAGGCGCTGCCCGAGGAGACCCAACGGGTCGTCAGGATCGCCGCCGAGGGCGGCTCCAGGGTCGAGCACGAGCTGCTCGCCGCCGTGCTGGACGACTCCGAGGACGAGCTGCTGGACGCGCTGCGCACCGCCGTCGGCGCCAACGTGCTGCAGCCGGACAAGGACGGCGAGGGCTACCGGTTCCGGCACGCGCTGGCCCGCGAGGCGGTCTCCGACGACCTGCTGCCCGGCGAGCGGACCCGGATCAACCGCCGCTACGCCGCCGCCCTGGAGGCCGACCCCACGCTGGTCCGCGGCGACGAGCGACCGGCCCGGCTGGCCAACTACTGGTACCACGCGCACGCCCCGGCCCGGGCCCTGCCCACCGCCCTGGACGCCGCCCGGGCGGCCCGCCGGCGCAACGCCTTCGCCGAGCAGCTCAGCCTGCTGGAGCGGGCGATCGAGCTCTGGGACGAGGTGGACGCCGAGGTGCTGGCCACCACCCTGCGCCCGCACGACTGGGCCGAGACCTACCCGCCCTGCTGCTGTGACCCGGGCGCCTGCGACCCGGCCTGCGAGCGGCTGCGGCTGGTCGACGTGCTGGCCGAGGCGCTGGTCGCGGCCCGCCGCTCCGGCGACCGGGAGCGCGGCCTGAGCCTGGCCAAGCGGGCCCTGAAGCTGACCGACGAGGCGGAGAACCCGCTGCGCGCCGCCTGGTTCCGGATGAACCGGGCCCGGATGCTCGGCCACCTCAACCGCAACGGCACCACCGAGGAGCTGGGCCACGCGCTGCGGCTGGTCGAGGGCCGCCCGCCGTCCGCCGTGCAGGCCGACGTGTTCGCGCTGGCCGCCGGCCAGGCGATGCTCTACACCCCGACCGGGGACGACCTGGCGCGCGCCGAGCGCGCCGTGGCGATCGCCCGCCAGGTCGGCGCGACCGGGGTCGAACTGCACGCCCGGATGACCCTCGGCTCGCTCTACGCCGAGTTCGGCGAACCCGAGCGCGGCATCGCCGAGCTGCGCGCCGCCGTCGAGGCGGCCCGCGGGATGCCGGTGCCGGACCTGCTCACCCGCGGCCTGAACAACCTGGCCAGCATGCTCGCCAACGAGGGCCGGCTGGCGGAGGCGGTGACGCTGGCCCGGGAGGGCCTGGCGGTCGCCGGCGACCTGGGGATGCTGCGCAACACCGGCGCGATCCTGGCCGGCAACCTGGCCGAGTCGCTGCTGCTGCTCGGCCGGGTCGAGGAGGCCGCCGAGGTGCTGGCCGGCTGGGAGAGCGACCTGCGGACCGAGGCCTTCGACCCCTTCCTGAACCGGCTGCGCGGCGAACTCGCGCTGCGCCGCGGCGACCTGGCGGCGGCCCGGGAGCTGCTGAGGGTCTGTCAGGCCACCACCGACCGCCGGGACCAGCCGCAGCACCTGATCCCCACCGCCAAGCTGGCGGTGGACCTGGCCGGCCGCGGCGGGCAGCCGCTGCTGGCCCGGGAGGCGCTGTTCGCGGTGCTGGACGGCGAGATCGGGCGGCGGGACTTCCGGCTGCTGCCGCTGCTGGCCCGTGGCGCCGCCGTGGAGGCGGACTCCCGGGGGCTGCCGGCCGCCGACCGGGAGCGGCCGGCCGTGCTGGCCCGGATCGCCGAGCGGCTCGCCGCGCAGCGGCCCGTGGCGCCGCTGCACGAGGGCTGGGCGCTGCTCGCCGAGGCCGAGCTGGCCCGCGCCGGGGCGCGGGACACCCCGGCGCACTGGGCGGCGGCCGTCGAGCGGCTGCGGAGCACCGGGCTGCCCTACCCGCTGGTGCTCGCGCTGCACGGCGCGGGCGGGGCCGCGGCAGCGACCGGCGAGCGCGAGGCGGCGGCCGAACTGCTGCGCGAGGCCGCCGAGCTGGCCGAACGGCTGGGGGACCGGTGGCTGCGCGGGGAGCTCGACCGGCTGCTGCACCGGCTCGGGGCGAACCGGGGAGCGCCGGAGGGGGCGCGCGCCGAACCGAGTGAGCCCGAAGGTCCGGCCGCCTTCCACCTCACGCCGCGGGAGACCGATGTGCTGCGGCTGCTGACCGAGGGGCGGACCAATCGGCAGATCGCCGAGGAGCTCTTCATCTCGCCCAAGACGGCGAGCGTCCACGTCTCCAACATCCTCGCCAAGCTGGAGGTTTCCGGTCGCGGGGAGGCCGCCGCGCTGGCCCACCGGCTGCGCCTGTTCCCCCCGTCGGCACCGGCGCGCGCCGCCGTCGTGGGCGCGTAG
- the gatB gene encoding Asp-tRNA(Asn)/Glu-tRNA(Gln) amidotransferase subunit GatB, with amino-acid sequence MNLVSYEDALASYDPVMGLEVHVELGTKTKMFCGCSTELGAEPNSQVCPTCLGLPGSLPVVNAIGVESAIRIGLALNCEIAEWCRFARKNYFYPDMPKNFQTSQYDEPIAFNGYLDVQLEDGSTFRVEIERAHMEEDTGKSSHVGGATGRIHGATHSLLDYNRAGIPLIEIVTKPIEGAGERAPEVAKAYVAELRELIRALGVSEARMDKGQMRCDVNLSLRPNGTEKFGTRSETKNVNSLRSVERAARFEIQRHATVLGRGDSIVQETRHFHEDDGSTTAGRIKDNAEDYRYFPEPDLVPIAPARDWVEQLRSELPELPRVRRARLQAEWGLSDKDMQSVLNAGAVEPILETIAAGAPADQARKWWLGELARRANETGTELAEQPITSAQVARVCALVAEGKLNDKLARQVIEGVLAGEGGPDEVVAARGLAVVSDDSALGAAVDQVIAENPDVADKIRGGKVQAVGALVGAVMKATRGQADAAKVKDLILERLGAA; translated from the coding sequence ATGAACCTGGTCTCCTACGAGGACGCTCTCGCGTCGTACGACCCGGTGATGGGCCTGGAGGTCCACGTCGAGCTGGGCACCAAGACCAAGATGTTCTGCGGCTGCTCGACCGAGCTGGGCGCCGAGCCGAACAGCCAGGTCTGCCCGACCTGCCTGGGCCTGCCGGGCTCGCTGCCGGTGGTCAACGCGATCGGCGTGGAGTCGGCGATCCGGATCGGGCTGGCGCTCAACTGCGAGATCGCCGAGTGGTGCCGGTTCGCCCGGAAGAACTACTTCTACCCGGACATGCCGAAGAACTTCCAGACCTCGCAGTACGACGAGCCGATCGCCTTCAACGGCTACCTCGACGTGCAGCTGGAGGACGGCTCGACCTTCCGGGTGGAGATCGAGCGCGCCCACATGGAGGAGGACACCGGCAAGTCCAGCCACGTCGGCGGGGCCACCGGCCGGATCCACGGCGCCACCCACTCGCTGCTCGACTACAACCGGGCCGGCATCCCGCTGATCGAGATCGTCACCAAGCCGATCGAGGGCGCCGGCGAGCGGGCCCCCGAGGTCGCCAAGGCGTACGTCGCCGAGCTGCGCGAGCTGATCCGCGCCCTGGGCGTCTCCGAGGCCCGGATGGACAAGGGCCAGATGCGCTGCGACGTCAACCTGTCGCTGCGCCCGAACGGCACCGAGAAGTTCGGCACCCGCTCGGAGACCAAGAACGTCAACTCGCTGCGCAGCGTGGAGCGGGCCGCCCGGTTCGAGATCCAGCGGCACGCCACCGTGCTCGGCCGCGGCGACAGCATCGTGCAGGAGACCCGGCACTTCCACGAGGACGACGGCAGCACCACGGCCGGCCGGATCAAGGACAACGCCGAGGACTACCGGTACTTCCCGGAGCCCGACCTGGTGCCGATCGCCCCGGCCCGTGACTGGGTCGAGCAGCTGCGCTCCGAGCTGCCCGAGCTGCCCCGGGTCCGCCGGGCCCGGCTGCAGGCCGAGTGGGGCCTGTCCGACAAGGACATGCAGTCGGTGCTCAACGCCGGTGCGGTCGAGCCGATCCTGGAGACCATCGCGGCCGGCGCGCCGGCCGACCAGGCCCGCAAGTGGTGGCTGGGCGAGCTGGCCCGCCGGGCCAACGAGACCGGCACCGAGCTGGCCGAGCAGCCGATCACCTCGGCCCAGGTGGCCCGGGTCTGCGCGCTGGTCGCCGAGGGCAAGCTGAACGACAAGCTGGCCCGCCAGGTGATCGAGGGCGTGCTGGCCGGCGAGGGCGGGCCGGACGAGGTGGTGGCCGCCCGCGGGCTGGCCGTCGTCTCCGACGACTCCGCGCTCGGCGCGGCCGTGGACCAGGTCATCGCCGAGAACCCGGACGTCGCGGACAAGATCCGCGGCGGCAAGGTGCAGGCGGTCGGCGCGCTGGTCGGCGCGGTGATGAAGGCGACCCGCGGCCAGGCCGACGCGGCGAAGGTGAAGGACCTCATCCTGGAGCGCCTCGGCGCCGCCTAA
- the gatA gene encoding Asp-tRNA(Asn)/Glu-tRNA(Gln) amidotransferase subunit GatA, giving the protein MTELIKTPIIKWAAAKTAEAIKSGEVSAVEVAQAHLDRIDAVDKKVNAFLHVDTEGALAAAKAVDEKRAKGEELGPLAGVPLALKDVFTTKGVPTTCGSKILEGWIPPYDATLTARLKDAGVVILGKTNMDEFAMGSSTENSAYGATGNPWDLSRIPGGSGGGSAAALAAFEAPLAIGTDTGGSIRQPGAVTGTVGVKPTYGSVSRYGLVAFSSSLDQGGPCARTVLDAALLHEAIAGHDPLDSTSIDAPVPPVVAAAKMRDIRGMRIGVVKEFAGEGYQAGVMQRFHESVELLRELGAEVVEVSCPSFTLALPAYYLIAPSEASSNLARFDAMRYGLRVGDNGNRSAEEVTALTREAGFGPEVKRRIILGTYALSSGYYDAYYGSAQKVRTLISRDFDAAFAGVDVLVSPTTPTTAFPIGERADDPMAMYLADLCTIPSNLAGNAAMSLPVGLAPEDNLPVGLQIIAPAMADDRLYRVGGAVEAALDDKWGHPLLEEAPAL; this is encoded by the coding sequence ATGACCGAACTCATCAAGACGCCAATCATTAAGTGGGCGGCGGCGAAGACCGCCGAGGCGATCAAGTCCGGCGAGGTCAGCGCGGTCGAGGTGGCGCAGGCGCACCTGGACCGGATCGACGCCGTCGACAAGAAGGTCAACGCCTTCCTGCACGTGGACACCGAGGGCGCGCTGGCCGCGGCCAAGGCGGTCGACGAGAAGCGCGCCAAGGGCGAGGAGCTCGGCCCGCTGGCCGGCGTCCCGCTGGCGCTCAAGGACGTCTTCACCACCAAGGGCGTCCCGACCACCTGCGGCTCGAAGATCCTCGAAGGCTGGATCCCGCCCTACGACGCCACCCTGACGGCGCGTCTGAAGGACGCGGGCGTGGTGATCCTCGGCAAGACCAACATGGACGAGTTCGCCATGGGGTCCTCCACCGAGAACTCCGCCTACGGCGCCACCGGCAACCCCTGGGACCTGTCCCGGATCCCCGGCGGTTCCGGCGGCGGCTCGGCGGCCGCGCTGGCCGCCTTCGAGGCCCCGCTGGCGATCGGCACCGACACCGGCGGCTCGATCCGCCAGCCCGGCGCGGTCACCGGCACGGTCGGCGTCAAGCCCACCTACGGCTCGGTCTCCCGCTACGGCCTGGTCGCCTTCTCCTCCTCGCTGGACCAGGGCGGCCCGTGCGCCCGCACCGTGCTGGACGCGGCGCTGCTGCACGAGGCGATCGCCGGCCACGACCCGCTGGACTCCACCTCGATCGACGCCCCGGTGCCGCCGGTGGTCGCGGCCGCCAAGATGCGCGACATCCGCGGCATGCGGATCGGCGTGGTCAAGGAGTTCGCCGGCGAGGGCTACCAGGCCGGCGTGATGCAGCGCTTCCACGAGTCCGTGGAGCTGCTGCGCGAGCTCGGCGCCGAGGTGGTCGAGGTCTCCTGCCCGTCCTTCACCCTGGCGCTGCCCGCCTACTACCTGATCGCGCCCAGCGAGGCCTCCTCCAACCTGGCCCGCTTCGACGCCATGCGCTACGGCCTGCGGGTCGGCGACAACGGCAACCGGTCGGCCGAGGAGGTCACCGCGCTGACCCGCGAGGCCGGCTTCGGCCCCGAGGTCAAGCGCCGGATCATCCTGGGCACCTACGCCCTCTCCTCGGGCTACTACGACGCCTACTACGGCTCGGCCCAGAAGGTCCGCACGCTGATCTCACGCGACTTCGACGCCGCCTTCGCCGGCGTGGACGTGCTGGTCTCCCCGACCACCCCGACCACCGCCTTCCCGATCGGCGAGCGCGCCGACGACCCGATGGCGATGTACCTGGCGGACCTGTGCACCATCCCGTCCAACCTGGCGGGCAACGCGGCCATGTCGCTGCCGGTCGGCCTGGCGCCGGAGGACAATCTTCCGGTCGGCCTGCAGATCATCGCACCCGCGATGGCGGACGACCGCCTGTACCGCGTGGGCGGCGCCGTGGAGGCCGCACTCGACGACAAGTGGGGGCACCCCCTGCTGGAGGAGGCACCGGCACTGTGA
- the gatC gene encoding Asp-tRNA(Asn)/Glu-tRNA(Gln) amidotransferase subunit GatC: MPGITREEVAHLARLSRLELQAEELDHFAEQLDVIIGAVARVSEVAGQDVPPTSHPLPLTNVMRPDEVRPSLTPEQALSGAPAAEEQRFRVPQILGED, encoded by the coding sequence ATGCCTGGCATCACGCGCGAGGAGGTCGCCCACCTCGCCCGGCTGTCGCGTCTGGAGTTGCAGGCGGAGGAGCTGGACCACTTCGCCGAGCAGCTCGACGTGATCATCGGCGCGGTCGCCCGCGTTTCGGAGGTGGCCGGACAGGACGTCCCGCCGACCTCCCACCCGCTGCCGCTGACCAACGTCATGCGCCCGGACGAGGTCCGTCCCTCGCTCACGCCCGAGCAGGCGCTCTCCGGGGCCCCCGCGGCCGAGGAGCAGCGTTTCCGCGTCCCGCAGATCCTCGGGGAGGACTGA